The Venturia canescens isolate UGA chromosome 10, ASM1945775v1, whole genome shotgun sequence genome segment TCAACACTACCTCTCTATCGGATTCTTTATGTTTCttcgatttgttttttctcattttgtcCTTTGATTAGTACCGTGTACCGGGATAGTCCGAACTCTGAATAACGTTATACTACACCTAAATGATAATGATGACGATGAAGATGAATAATTAACATAACAtaacataataataataataataataataataataataataataataataataataatatatttatgttcatatatatgtatacggtAATTATAACATTGCAGTCTTATGATGAGCCAATTAAAAACAATGGCAACGATTAATTTTCATTATGATTATCATTGTTTCTCTTCCTTCTCTGGTTTTCGCCATTCGTCGTTTGTAAATGAGCCTTAACATTCTTACGTCTCTAATAAAATGGATACGATTCATacgatcgatatttttctctcgctctttcctcAAACGTATATTATTTCACGTAGGCATCCATCATTGCGTCGAGGTAGCTTCATTTCCTTAgttctcttatttttattattattattgttggtattattattattactattatcgTTAGTTGAAATCGTGTTGATTTATTTGAGAAAGAAGTGCGCGATCGCGCGCGTTATAGCGTTTCTCGCACTGCTTAACACCCTGCCGGGcggagaaaatatttcaacggaAATCGTCGAGTCCTGAATGCTTTTGCTTTTGTaaaagaaacgaggaaaagaacaagaataataaaaaaataaaaacaacgcGGGATTTTTTGCTTCCCGAACACGCGAATCTTCGATTGGCGATTAGAAGAGGATCTACTGATGTTTTGTTTTTGCACAATTTTATAAAAGAATGGCTTTTAAAATTTTGCTTATTTTGTTTCGCAGTACACTTTTAGACTTTGAAACAATTGAATTTTGcacgaaatatttatttgtccGCAGTTCGACACTTCCATTGCACAATTTTGTTtcacttttaatttttcttttgtgacTCCTTTAAAAAGAATGATTGTTTTTGTGtgttccatttttttagtGACGAATTCATCCCTGTCCCATAGTAGGGTTTTCTTAAGTGTAGTCCTTCATCCCTTTTTTTGTTATGACAATTTAGTTGTTACTTGAAGAATGATCGATCaatgattgaacgaaattgctGAGCGAGTGAATCGATTATTCCTCGATCAATTTTCGCTCTCCATTCGTTTGTTTTAATCGACGAAATCGTTATCACTCTATCGCGGGGATTTCCACGCACGAGGAAAATTTAAACGAAGCACGATATGCGCGATTTTGCTGGAGAGtttcaaatgataaaaatcatcatttGCCCCAGTGATGGTGATTCGCTGGAAATTGCTTTATAACTGAGGCAGAACGACCATCTCTTAAGACACGTCGCTGTCCTTGAGCCGCCCTCAAACACCGATGTTTTGCTTCATCGAGTTCGTCTGCATGTTGTTCATATGATCTTGCTGTATCGTTTGAAGCATTCGAGTGTTTTTCGTGTGCTCCGCCTGCGAATCAATCGgttattcattgaaaatgcaaaagtgattGGCACTATTGAACAAATGCTTTGCATACAGATTTGGCTGGCGCAAGTTggaggaatttgaaaaaaaaaaaagaaaataagaaaattaccCTCAATTCGATCAGTGTTTCTCGTGGTTTAAAGAACTCAGATTGAAAACCGGGTGTTTGGAGCTTGTGTTCGAGCACCGTGAGCTCGTTCGTTTGGAGGGTCATTCTGTTTTCCAGCTCCATGTGCGTTTTCTTCAAACCTTCGCTGACTGCttgctgtaaaaaaatgtttgatttttAACCGAACCGATAGATCGTGGCTCACTCAGAAATagcatgataaaaaaaataagaataatcTTGGAAGAATGTGGAAATTGCGAGCCGAACAAGCTTGAAAGTATTTCATAGTGGAGAAAAAGTGAACTCACGTCACTGGTAGGAAATTGCTGAATCGTCCTGTCGTCAATATTTTCTGAAacatcataaaaaataaaaattgtagtgaatcTCGAGTGGtaggaagatgaaaaaagacatGCATCATTTGCAACGAACGTTCAGACGCGAAACATCAACAAATAGAACAACAATGCACGTTGAGAATCGTAAAATAATAACGGGCAATATGTTGACGAATTGCGATGAGAGAAACTCACTTTCGAAGCCAATCACAGGGCCCAAGTCGTCGAAAATCTTCATAAAATCTACAAAACGACCGAGACACAAATCGTTACGAGATTTTGTGACTTGGATTATTCTTTCAATCTTATCCAGAGTTTATTCTGACATTACGAAAACTCGAATCGAAAGATTagtttaaaaacttttccgttgagacaaaaaaaagaaatttactGAAAACTATTGGCAAACTtgattttcttcgtatttttaaGACGTTCCCATGagaaaatcgttattttcTTCGTTCGCTATAATACAGAACTGTTTTTCATACCTGGATTGTCGTTCAATTCGGAGCTGAGAAACGAATCGCTCTGGAGGTCGGGAAAATCATCTCCGTAAACGGTCAAGTCGACGTTCGAAGTATTAAGGGGTTGATAATCGATGGGTAAGTCATGGAGACTCGGGCAGGGTGAGTCGGTTTCGAAACGAGCGTTGACTTCGTTGCCGTTTTCCGTGGTTCTTTCAGATTTGCAAATAATTGGACTCTTTTCAAGCATTTGATCGTCCTTGTAAGCAGCAAAAGGAGGGAACTGGTTGTTCGGTTCGTAATGGCCAATAGACGAGTCATTTTGATCGAGATTCGTCGTAATTTTCGTTCCGCAAGTCCCGACGTTTTTGTTCCCGCGACGTTTCTTGGTGCTCGAAATCGGTGTTTCATTGATGTTCGGTCTCTTGATCGCACAGCTCTTCGAGCGTTGAATCGTATCGACGTTTCCATAATCCAGCTTTTCCATCTTAACGTGGGCGAACATGCTCTCGGGCTTGCCACGACTGGATGGTTGTACCGTAGCTGTAGCGCACGGAGGTTTAATCAATTCTCGATTGTTCGAAAGAGAACAATCCTCTGTCAACATCGACGACGAACAACTCGAGCTCGCTTCCGATTTGTAATAATCTTCGTCACGCTTTCCGTAACGCAAATTCGACGCAGTACTTTGGGAATGGAAGAGCTTCGGCTCTTCTGTGTTGAGATTCTACAACAACCGGAAAATCAACAAAGAAAGTGAGTAAAGAATAATATCGAGTTTCGATAAGATAATAAATTGTGCCAAAATTCATACTGCAATAGCAAATGCAAGTGAGAGATTAAAAGAAAGAAGGAAACTCACTTCCGGCATTACTTTCTCGGGGAGGCACCGCGCATTCATATTAGAAACATTGCACCGTCCTTGGTTACGTGGTTCATCAATGTCCCTGGAATTGTCACCTTGCCCCCCCGAGTGTGTCGAACCCGGCGACGAAACACTGTTCTCGCGTTTTATACTTTTGTCTTTTCCATTTGAGGGTAAAGGACGCTCGATGCATTTAATGCCAATTTCATTGGCGTGAATAGACGCTGGTGGAAGATGTTGCGAAACGCAAACGGCTTTCATAGATTGTACGTCCGGTACGTTCGACGAGACATTCGATAATCCGTCGTCCGAAACCGGTCGCAAGGCGATGTCGCTGATTAGACTATTTATTGCGTCGTCCAATTGCAATGGATCTTTCACCGCGACTTTTGGTGTAACCGGTTGAAGAGAATTGCactaaaatttaaaaaaaaaaaaaaacatcctaAAAATGTCTGCAATATAGAAacgcagattttttttcttcattttttctttcttacttGGCTGTTCATCGTTGCCGAATATCTCGATTTCATTTCGTTGACAAGCTTCTCGCCTTCTTCTTTCCtggtttcaatgaaaaaaattaatttttataaattcaagtataaattcaaatgaaaaagctTTTGCACACTAAagtttgcaaaaaatcaacgattcCAATAACATTGATAAATTGCGAACTTTATGTGCAATGAGTGAGTAGTTGtggaagaaaattcaaaatgaaaaagaatttgatgACTCACGGGACCGAAGTATTGACGCAAATGAAGGATTGGAACAAGCGACGATCCTGGTCGACCTCGATGTACGCATGAGTACGAAGATAAATGTATTCACCGGTTTTCGTCTTGAGCCTATAGCACGACGAGCCGAAACCCTCGCCTCGATCGTACACTGGAAAaaggcagaaaaaaaatgctttaaaTAATGAACAATTCTCAGGCGTTTTTGATTGTTAATCGTTGGCGTTTTTCACTAACTTTGACGTAGCGCAACAATAGTCCAAAGCACGTCCTCAGCGTGCATGTATTTAAATGCGCTCATGCCCGAGACCTCGTGGGTCATGTAACCAGCGACGACGGATATTCGATGATCGCAAAATATAATACGACCGTCAACCAGATGACGCGTCACGTACTCCTCTTTGTTCGCCTCCAGCAACGACAATTCGGTTATACGCCTTTTCCTCATACGTGCAATGCCCACGAAAATGATGTCGTTGCTCGTAGCATTCGTTTCTGTTGAATTAAACAGCTCCGATCGAGTCacaagttttattttatcgcGGACGATTCAGGGTCAATTTAAAGATACTTGAAATATTTAGGTGCCCTGAAAACTCGTGTTCGAATGTTGTCGAACGAAACGTGCGTCGGAGTCAAAAGTTTATATTTTAAAGCACGAAGTGTCTCGAGGCgacgattaaaaattttgtcaagtGCACGAATCGTTTCAAGGTAACCAAATTAATAATTCGATGGAACactgaaaaatttcgacaatttAATCATGTCAAATTCACGGTTTATCAACGATCATTTCAATGTTGATAGAAAAAGCAAGTCGAATcgaattcgtagaaattctGTGTCGTTACCGTAGAGGCCTTTTTGATTCTTTCCCGCACTTCTGCAGGCTTCCGCCGGCCTCAAAAGCCCGCTAATGTGCAACCACTCGTACTGAGTGTGTTCTCGCCTCGAAGCTGCTCTCTGTGACATTCTCAGATCGAAGCTTCGCCTCTCGTCACCGAATGGCATTTCGTTTCCACCGATTGGTCTTGAGTCCTCCGACTCGATTGAATCCTCTCCTTGGGATTCTGTCAGCATCAGTCGATTCGTCGATTCGCTGGGTGTCAAATTTCTAGCGAGCTCGTCGTGGTCTTCCGGGATAACGTAATTGTAGATCGACTGTCCGAGTAAATCGGCctgcgaaataaaaatgtcatttctGTTAATAATCCATTgctttttaacaatttttaccaaaaaatcgtgcattttatgaagaaaaaacggttgaaatcgatttttataaagtttcagattgtttcattgaaaaaagtgatttttttttaaatacaaaattcgatattttccgATCAAATGAAACACCGGCATTGATAAAAATTCCTCGTGTACGTAAAAGTGGATACGGactttcttgagttccaaggtacagagagaaagagaaacttCGGGGAGTAATGTGCACGTACTTTTCGCAGCGGGACATCGGTGTGTATAGTGAAACATTGACAATTGGCTTGATTGGAGCGCCGTGCGGAAGGCCatttcattaatatttattgttttccAAGTTCATATGAGATACGTCTCGAAGAATCAAGACTTCGTTAAAGGATACTTGAGAAATTATGGTTAAGAAGTCAAAGACGTTATTCGTCTTTCTCTTTTAGTCTCAATCTTTCGCGCTATTTCTTCCTACGCGGGAGACTCCGTCTCAGCAGCGTAAGTTTCCAAGGTTGTCAACATCCcgtaaaattatgaaattgttttgtccaagattcttgaaaaatttgaataaatgtgAAGAATCGAGGGTCATAAATAGCCCAGtgatttttatacatttttataaacaaaaattttactttgaaaacgaaaatgaaaaccaAAATGTGTCCTTGATCGACGAgcccaaagaaaaatatcaatcAAAACCCCAAATTCCATCAAACGACCATAAATTTTTTCTACTCcttttccattcttatttCAGAGAGTAAAAGTGCGAACGtttgagtgaaaaatcgttcggCGCATGGCCGCTATATGATTGTACGCGTGCAGGTAAGGCCACACGTGCGACGAGGATTTTCAGGCTTTGCCTCAAGAAGAGTCTGAGAATAAAAACCCGACGGGGTTCTCATTTCCCGCAGCCTCCTTCTCtaccttctctctttttcagcTTCCGACACACGACACACTCGATCCTGTCTcgttcctcgtttttttcttactataataataacgatatacatatatggaCAGGATATTGATAGAGTTGTCACATCAAGGATACGCCGGGAGAGTTGCGGATACTTTCAATGCTTCGCAAAGTCACATTGATTCGGGTTCTCCGAGTCTTTATAATGATCTGTCAgtggcctctctctctctctttctttctccgaaTCCTCCTCCTCGTGACTCCGACGAACAGGGGCTACTTTTTCCATCCTTTTTTTGTCCCTCCAGACTCGTGGAAACCCTCAAAATTCCCAataattaatacttttttaacaattattttttgcttTGCACGAGGAATCACGAAGTCTGAGCTCAATAATCAATGATCAATAAAACTCTTGACTCTAAAGCAAATatctagtaaaaaaaaacccttaaaaaaactaaaaaaaaaaaaaaaactatatttccATAACAATGTCGAAGATTCTGTTtcgaaaacgttgaaaatagcgataaaaatgtatgattcaCTAAATTTGTTTGCaagtttgaaactttttgtaaACTGATGGTTTTCGTATACCAATAATTAAGTTGTCTGTGAAAATTTTCCGGTGATCCGGTTTAATCTGGCCGTACAGaccaggaagagagagagtgaaagagaaatTGAGATTGAGGATATTGTACAGGATTAAATGAGAATTTAAGTTGGCTGGTGTGGGAACAAGGGACAATGCAAGAGCATCAACAACGACAACAACGAGGAAATATGGTGTGAAAGGCGCGGCATTACGGTAACCATGGAGGCGCACGCGTTTCGGTTGCGCTCGCGTGCACGTTTGATCGATAATTTCCAATTTCattctatatttgtatatagAGCCGTATACAGAATGAAACTGCTGCGATTTTATCCCCTCGAAAAGaggtataaaaatgtatcacCGAATTTTCGAGACCGTCGCAATTTGGCTGATGAAAGCGTAGGTTTCTCTCGCAAGCTGAAATATCAAATTGGTTTTTTGtgcatcgaaataaaaaaataatgagaaattaCCTGAGCGTGTCCGAGATACTGTTCGACTTGACGACCTACGTAAACAATTTTTCCAGTCGAAGTCACAACCAGCATGAAGCCATCATTCTGAACGAGAGTCTGAAACGAGAagaattcaatttaataaaaatcaaaagttttcaatcatttttttttttttccatttttcttgatACGTGGCTCCgtttattgatttattttttccacgcAAATAGTTGTATCATTTTGTGATACACATTTGAGtgagaaattaattattcgtGGAAGGAAAGATGCGATTACGTAAGTTGAACTCGCGCACGTGTCACTTTGATCGAAGATGAAAAACATCGTGTCAAAGACCCCTTGTTCTTCGGACAATTAACTGCATCATCGTCAAACCAATAACAACGTTTCTTCATTCATATTTACAAACTAAATGCAATTGTAGCAACATTCGAGCCAATCGACGAAACACGAGAGTATGAAAAATGCCAGTGATTGCATAAAAAGGTCATAAAACACCGGAAACTCTCTGTTCTCGTGGCCACGTTTTTCGTTGGAGATCTCACCTCAAACAGGAATTTCTCGAGGTCGAACTTGTCGAATTTTCGGGGCAGGAACGATTCTTGCCCAGTTCCCAGAGCTGTGGAACAACAAAGGAGACAAGTTAGacgattgaataaaaatctttcgacgagatgatcaaattttcaagaatttcgtGCTCCGACTCAAGTttctttacgaaaaatcattcgGTTCAcgtttcatgataaaaaaaaagtccatTTTCACCATAAAGACTTAATTTGAAGGCAAATAATGAGATTTCGAAcgagaaaattggaaaaaaatggaattttaatgaaatctACTTTAAAAGAGATTTGGAAATCGAAACTAAAAGATCTTTTACCGTATTTGGTTCTCAGGTACGTAGCTGCGAGTCTGAGGATGGATATTTTGTCGAGTCGTCGGGGACTTCCGGCGACAGTGGGCACGAGGGCAGCCATATTTGAGATATTCGTGTTGAGATTGTCGCGACGTTGTTTTTCCGCCATATTGCGCGAAGCCCGTGGATTGCTGCAAcaaaaaagagcaaaaagaaTATAACGAGTGATCCGTACAGGTATGGAGATTCTGTGGTGTTTTTAAACGCCAGGACTATTTAAATGTGTGAGTACAAACACGACAAGTAAGCAATGCTCGCTAATATTTGCGTCGTGCTCTCGCATATCCGGGTCAGATTTCTTCCGGTGCATTCTAAAGGCACACGTGCCGGTTAGCGAATCGTCGGATTCGCACGCGCCTTCCGAGCCTTCGAATTCCCGACTTGACCGTCCATAAACGTGTTTTTATTCCATCTGCTGCTGCTGAGACgagaatttcatgatttttctcagacatTAAGCCCTTCGTGAGTAATTGACACAGAAAAATCAGAGCCTCGTTAGCATTTCCTTCGAAGCCAAatacttttgttttcgagcgatgaaaaaatggcgatttaagcaaaaatcgaaatttctccCAAGGGGAAGGTCGCGGAGCCGTTAAACTCTAAAATAGTCGCTAACCAGCTCTCGACTCTCGAGCTCCTTCGTAATCTCTGTCGATAGTGATGCCAAAAGAGCGAGGCGAGTTCGGGATGCGACGAAGCTGCCAGAGATTTTGTGCTGCGCTACTCCTCCGTGGCAGCGTAAAATAATCGGCCGAGAACTCTCCCCCTGCTGGCAACACCGTCGCACTCTGCGCTCCAAGACTTCTGCGTCTCTGGCGATCAGCCCAATTTTACTCGCTCGAAAAAAACCCCGCGTCTTTTCTACTCGTATTCCCACCCAATTCCTTCGTTAATTTTCATATCGAAATCTATATTTAAAGGAATACGATGTGTCACCAAGTTTTGTAGTCAAACTTTGTATTCTCATGAGCtaaaatgttacaaaaatCGTACCGAAATACTTTTGCCCCGATTTTTTCACTCGCGCCTCTATCAAAGTACGCTCTGCAGAGgtaagaaaaatcgatattttataaaacttttttcatttaacg includes the following:
- the LOC122416704 gene encoding circadian locomoter output cycles protein kaput-like isoform X1; this encodes MWPHERHQHYRLPGAAEAHEHHLNQQQHGMQLLASSSMCESTGLLVSSHAREQHQERMQRGQFCQQPMAPPGPSNPRASRNMAEKQRRDNLNTNISNMAALVPTVAGSPRRLDKISILRLAATYLRTKYALGTGQESFLPRKFDKFDLEKFLFETLVQNDGFMLVVTSTGKIVYVGRQVEQYLGHAQADLLGQSIYNYVIPEDHDELARNLTPSESTNRLMLTESQGEDSIESEDSRPIGGNEMPFGDERRSFDLRMSQRAASRREHTQYEWLHISGLLRPAEACRSAGKNQKGLYETNATSNDIIFVGIARMRKRRITELSLLEANKEEYVTRHLVDGRIIFCDHRISVVAGYMTHEVSGMSAFKYMHAEDVLWTIVALRQMYDRGEGFGSSCYRLKTKTGEYIYLRTHAYIEVDQDRRLFQSFICVNTSVPKEEGEKLVNEMKSRYSATMNSQCNSLQPVTPKVAVKDPLQLDDAINSLISDIALRPVSDDGLSNVSSNVPDVQSMKAVCVSQHLPPASIHANEIGIKCIERPLPSNGKDKSIKRENSVSSPGSTHSGGQGDNSRDIDEPRNQGRCNVSNMNARCLPEKVMPENLNTEEPKLFHSQSTASNLRYGKRDEDYYKSEASSSCSSSMLTEDCSLSNNRELIKPPCATATVQPSSRGKPESMFAHVKMEKLDYGNVDTIQRSKSCAIKRPNINETPISSTKKRRGNKNVGTCGTKITTNLDQNDSSIGHYEPNNQFPPFAAYKDDQMLEKSPIICKSERTTENGNEVNARFETDSPCPSLHDLPIDYQPLNTSNVDLTVYGDDFPDLQSDSFLSSELNDNPDFMKIFDDLGPVIGFEKNIDDRTIQQFPTSDQAVSEGLKKTHMELENRMTLQTNELTVLEHKLQTPGFQSEFFKPRETLIELRAEHTKNTRMLQTIQQDHMNNMQTNSMKQNIGV
- the LOC122416704 gene encoding hypoxia-inducible factor 1-alpha-like isoform X4, whose amino-acid sequence is MLVVTSTGKIVYVGRQVEQYLGHAQADLLGQSIYNYVIPEDHDELARNLTPSESTNRLMLTESQGEDSIESEDSRPIGGNEMPFGDERRSFDLRMSQRAASRREHTQYEWLHISGLLRPAEACRSAGKNQKGLYETNATSNDIIFVGIARMRKRRITELSLLEANKEEYVTRHLVDGRIIFCDHRISVVAGYMTHEVSGMSAFKYMHAEDVLWTIVALRQMYDRGEGFGSSCYRLKTKTGEYIYLRTHAYIEVDQDRRLFQSFICVNTSVPKEEGEKLVNEMKSRYSATMNSQCNSLQPVTPKVAVKDPLQLDDAINSLISDIALRPVSDDGLSNVSSNVPDVQSMKAVCVSQHLPPASIHANEIGIKCIERPLPSNGKDKSIKRENSVSSPGSTHSGGQGDNSRDIDEPRNQGRCNVSNMNARCLPEKVMPENLNTEEPKLFHSQSTASNLRYGKRDEDYYKSEASSSCSSSMLTEDCSLSNNRELIKPPCATATVQPSSRGKPESMFAHVKMEKLDYGNVDTIQRSKSCAIKRPNINETPISSTKKRRGNKNVGTCGTKITTNLDQNDSSIGHYEPNNQFPPFAAYKDDQMLEKSPIICKSERTTENGNEVNARFETDSPCPSLHDLPIDYQPLNTSNVDLTVYGDDFPDLQSDSFLSSELNDNPDFMKIFDDLGPVIGFEKNIDDRTIQQFPTSDQAVSEGLKKTHMELENRMTLQTNELTVLEHKLQTPGFQSEFFKPRETLIELRAEHTKNTRMLQTIQQDHMNNMQTNSMKQNIGV
- the LOC122416704 gene encoding circadian locomoter output cycles protein kaput-like isoform X3, translating into MKDEVEEEETLVSAPSVSAPESNAAACNPRASRNMAEKQRRDNLNTNISNMAALVPTVAGSPRRLDKISILRLAATYLRTKYALGTGQESFLPRKFDKFDLEKFLFETLVQNDGFMLVVTSTGKIVYVGRQVEQYLGHAQADLLGQSIYNYVIPEDHDELARNLTPSESTNRLMLTESQGEDSIESEDSRPIGGNEMPFGDERRSFDLRMSQRAASRREHTQYEWLHISGLLRPAEACRSAGKNQKGLYETNATSNDIIFVGIARMRKRRITELSLLEANKEEYVTRHLVDGRIIFCDHRISVVAGYMTHEVSGMSAFKYMHAEDVLWTIVALRQMYDRGEGFGSSCYRLKTKTGEYIYLRTHAYIEVDQDRRLFQSFICVNTSVPKEEGEKLVNEMKSRYSATMNSQCNSLQPVTPKVAVKDPLQLDDAINSLISDIALRPVSDDGLSNVSSNVPDVQSMKAVCVSQHLPPASIHANEIGIKCIERPLPSNGKDKSIKRENSVSSPGSTHSGGQGDNSRDIDEPRNQGRCNVSNMNARCLPEKVMPENLNTEEPKLFHSQSTASNLRYGKRDEDYYKSEASSSCSSSMLTEDCSLSNNRELIKPPCATATVQPSSRGKPESMFAHVKMEKLDYGNVDTIQRSKSCAIKRPNINETPISSTKKRRGNKNVGTCGTKITTNLDQNDSSIGHYEPNNQFPPFAAYKDDQMLEKSPIICKSERTTENGNEVNARFETDSPCPSLHDLPIDYQPLNTSNVDLTVYGDDFPDLQSDSFLSSELNDNPDFMKIFDDLGPVIGFEKNIDDRTIQQFPTSDQAVSEGLKKTHMELENRMTLQTNELTVLEHKLQTPGFQSEFFKPRETLIELRAEHTKNTRMLQTIQQDHMNNMQTNSMKQNIGV
- the LOC122416704 gene encoding hypoxia-inducible factor 1-alpha-like isoform X2; translation: MWPHERHQHYRLPGAAEAHEHHLNQQQHGMQLLASSSMCESTGLLVSSHAREQHQERMQRGQFCQQPMAPPGPSNPRASRNMAEKQRRDNLNTNISNMAALVPTVAGSPRRLDKISILRLAATYLRTKYALGTGQESFLPRKFDKFDLEKFLFETLVQNDGFMLVVTSTGKIVYVGRQVEQYLGHAQADLLGQSIYNYVIPEDHDELARNLTPSESTNRLMLTESQGEDSIESEDSRPIGGNEMPFGDERRSFDLRMSQRAASRREHTQYEWLHISGLLRPAEACRSAGKNQKGLYETNATSNDIIFVGIARMRKRRITELSLLEANKEEYVTRHLVDGRIIFCDHRISVVAGYMTHEVSGMSAFKYMHAEDVLWTIVALRQMYDRGEGFGSSCYRLKTKTGEYIYLRTHAYIEVDQDRRLFQSFICVNTSVPKEEGEKLVNEMKSRYSATMNSQCNSLQPVTPKVAVKDPLQLDDAINSLISDIALRPVSDDGLSNVSSNVPDVQSMKAVCVSQHLPPASIHANEIGIKCIERPLPSNGKDKSIKRENSVSSPGSTHSGGQGDNSRDIDEPRNQGRCNVSNMNARCLPEKVMPENLNTEEPKLFHSQSTASNLRYGKRDEDYYKSEASSSCSSSMLTEDCSLSNNRELIKPPCATATVQPSSRGKPESMFAHVKMEKLDYGNVDTIQRSKSCAIKRPNINETPISSTKKRRGNKNVGTCGTKITTNLDQNDSSIGHYEPNNQFPPFAAYKDDQMLEKSPIICKSERTTENGNEVNARFETDSPCPSLHDLPIDYQPLNTSNVDLTVYGDDFPDLQSDSFLSSELNDNPENIDDRTIQQFPTSDQAVSEGLKKTHMELENRMTLQTNELTVLEHKLQTPGFQSEFFKPRETLIELRAEHTKNTRMLQTIQQDHMNNMQTNSMKQNIGV